The window GCGTGGCGCGCCGAGGCGCGGGAGTCAAAGGGACCCTGCGACGTCGATGCGCGCCAGCACGCCGTAGTGGTCCGACGGCCAGACGAAGCGTCCGTCGGCGGTGCGGTGCGGCTCGTCGAGGATGACGCGGCTCTCGAGCACCCGCGCGGTGTGCTCGGTGCCGGCGCCGACGAAGATGAAGTCGACCCGACGCGACGCCGTGCGCTGCTCGACGGCGGGATTCTGCCAGACGGTCGCGCCGACCGCGGTGGGGTTCGCGACCCGGAAGGCGTCCGCGAGCCGCGCGAGGCGTACGAGCCGTGCCATCTCCGGCATGTCGGCGGTGGCGTTGAAATCGCCCATCAGCACCGACGGCAGCGCGCTGCGCGTCTCGTCGACGAAGCGCGCGAGCGCCTCCGCCTGACAGGCGCCCCAGGAGAGGTGGGTCGAGAACACCGGCATCTCGCCCCACGGTGTCTCGACGTCGGCGCGCACGGCGACGCGGACGTCGAACAGACCGCCGCAGCGTGGCAGCGGACGCACCTCGCTGCGCACGATCGGGAAGCGGCTCAGCACCGCGGGACCCTCGGTGAAGTTCATCACCAGCCCGATCAGGTCGTCGACCGGCCACCAGCCGGTCAGGCGGAACAGCGCCGGCGCGTAGACGTAGTGGAAGCCGAGGCGCTCGGCGAGGCGCTCGGCGGTGTTGCCGCGCGCGCGGCCGGTCGACGCCTCCTGCACCCCGACGACGTCGACGCCGCTGCGCTCGAGCTCGGCGGCGATCAGCTCGAGGCGCTCGTCGATCCCGGCCTCGTCGCCGAACAGCCCCGAGGCGACGCCGCCGTGCAGCAGGTTGATGGTGACGAAGACCAGCGGCCGTGGCGGCACGTGCTCGGGTTGCCCGCCCTCATCCGCGGCCGACGCGGGCGCGAGGCTCGTTGCCGCGAGGAGGAGCAGGGCGAGCGCGTACACGGTGGCGGGACGCTGTCGCACGCTCCCCGATTCGATCCCTGCCGCGCGCGGCTGTCAAAGCGCGCGTGCCGTGTCGTGTGCGCGTGCGTCGGGCGCGCGACGTGTCGAGCGGTGGCGTGTCGAGCGCGCGTGCAGCGGGCGTGCGCCGCGCGGCTCACGAGCGCGCGCGCCGCCACGCCGGGTTCGGGCGGACGAGCGCGAACGCCTGCGGCATGTCCCAGCCGCCGATACCGCGCTCCGCGTCCCAGAAGCGCTTCTCGACCCAGGCCGCGAACGCGCGCTCGCTCGGCAGGCGCGTGAAGCCCGCGCGCTTGCGGTCGCACAGCATGAAGCGCGCGATCTCGAGCGTGTCGGCGAGCGACGTCGTGACGAGCCGCCCCGGCGCCGCGCGCAGCTCGAGCGTGAACTCGGGGTTGCGGCGCAGATCCTCGGCGAGCCGGTAGAGGTCGAAGCGCTGCGCGCCGAACTCCTCGAGCATCGCGTTGCAGCCGCTCTCCGGGTGCTTGAGCACGACGAGCAGCACGCCGTCGTCGGTGAGCTGACGCGCGCAGCGCACGACGGTCGCGCCCCAGAGATGGTCGGGCACGTGGTAGAGGACGTGGCTCAGCACCGCGACGTCGACGCGCTCGGGCAGCACGGCCTCGTCGATCGTCGCCGCGATCACGCGCGCCGCGGGAGCCGCTTGGGCGAGACGCTCGCGCATCGCGGCGCTCGGCTCGACCGCCCAGACCTCGTCGAAGCGCGCGCACAGCTCGCGCGTGATGCGTCCCGTGCCCGCGCCCCAGTCGACGGCGCGCGCGGTGCGCGGACGCCCCGCGCAGATCGCGTCGACCATGGCGAGCAGCTCGCGCTCCCCGTCGCGGTCGCCCGCGACGAGCTTCTGGAACGCCGCCGCGTACTCGGCGGAGAGCTCGTCGAAGAAGCGGACCTCCTGCTCCACGGCTCGCCTATCGGTCGTTTCCGGGCCGCGCTCCAGCGCAGCGCGAGCGCTTCCCGCGCAGCGCTCTAGCGCAGGCCGAGGCGGCGGGCGAGGTTGTGCAGGTTGCCGCGGTCCATCCGCAGGCGCCGCGCCGCCGCCGCCCAGTTGCCGCCGCTCGCGGCGAGCGCCCGACGGATCATCTCGCGCTGGAACTCCGCGACCGCCTCGCGCAGCGACATCCCGGGCTCGACCGTCGCCGCCGCGGCGAGCGCGACGCCGTCGGCGGTGGTCGGGACGTCGCCGGTGCCGAGCTCGGCGAGCTCGGGTCCGAGCGCGGGCGCGTCGATCACGATCGGCTCGCCGCGCCGCACGGTCGCCGACGCGCGCAGCACGACGCGCGACAGCACGTTGCTCAGCTCGCGTACGTTGCCCGGCCACGCGTAGCGCGCGAGCGCGAGGTGTGCCGCGCGCGTCAAGCGCACCGGACCGACGCCGAGCCGGCGGCGCGCGAGGTCGCAGAAGTAGCCGGCCAGGATCGGGATGTCCTCGCGCCGCTCGCGCAGCGGCGCGACGCGGATCGGGTAGACCGCGAGGCGGTGGTAGAGGTCGGCGCGGAAGCGTCCGGCCGCGACCTCGCTCTCGAGGTCGCGGTTCGTCGCCGCGAGCACGCGCGTCGACACGCGCAGCGTGCGGTCGCTGCCGACGCGCTGGATCTCGCCGTCCTGCAGCGCGCGCAGGAGCTTCGGCTGCACGCTGAGCGGCAGCTCGCCGACCTCGTCGAGGAACAGCGTGCCGCCGCGCGCGATCTCGAACTTGCCGGCGCGGTCGGACGTCGCGCCGGTGAAGGCGCCGCGCACGTGGCCGAAGAGCTCGCTCTCGGCGACCGACTCGGGCAGGGCCGCGCAGTTGACGTGGATCAGCGGCTTGTCGCGCAGGTGCGACGCCGCGTGGATGCCGCGCGCGACCAGCTCCTTGCCGACGCCGGTCTCGCCGAGGATCAGCACGGTGAG is drawn from Candidatus Binatia bacterium and contains these coding sequences:
- a CDS encoding endonuclease/exonuclease/phosphatase family protein, which codes for MRQRPATVYALALLLLAATSLAPASAADEGGQPEHVPPRPLVFVTINLLHGGVASGLFGDEAGIDERLELIAAELERSGVDVVGVQEASTGRARGNTAERLAERLGFHYVYAPALFRLTGWWPVDDLIGLVMNFTEGPAVLSRFPIVRSEVRPLPRCGGLFDVRVAVRADVETPWGEMPVFSTHLSWGACQAEALARFVDETRSALPSVLMGDFNATADMPEMARLVRLARLADAFRVANPTAVGATVWQNPAVEQRTASRRVDFIFVGAGTEHTARVLESRVILDEPHRTADGRFVWPSDHYGVLARIDVAGSL
- a CDS encoding methyltransferase domain-containing protein; the encoded protein is MEQEVRFFDELSAEYAAAFQKLVAGDRDGERELLAMVDAICAGRPRTARAVDWGAGTGRITRELCARFDEVWAVEPSAAMRERLAQAAPAARVIAATIDEAVLPERVDVAVLSHVLYHVPDHLWGATVVRCARQLTDDGVLLVVLKHPESGCNAMLEEFGAQRFDLYRLAEDLRRNPEFTLELRAAPGRLVTTSLADTLEIARFMLCDRKRAGFTRLPSERAFAAWVEKRFWDAERGIGGWDMPQAFALVRPNPAWRRARS
- the norR gene encoding nitric oxide reductase transcriptional regulator NorR codes for the protein MTDLEPILSIALDLSASLGSADRYRRLLEAVRQAIPCDASALLRVEGDVLVPIAAHGLTPDAMGRSYPRADHPRLDVICSADAPVLFPPDSPLPDPFDGMLARDASALRHVHACLGCPLRVEGELVGALTADALDPDAFAGLDLRLLAFLGALAGAAMRTSSLIEALENAAAHEGLVARELVRDAQEREGQLIGTSEAMMRLRREMELVASSQLTVLILGETGVGKELVARGIHAASHLRDKPLIHVNCAALPESVAESELFGHVRGAFTGATSDRAGKFEIARGGTLFLDEVGELPLSVQPKLLRALQDGEIQRVGSDRTLRVSTRVLAATNRDLESEVAAGRFRADLYHRLAVYPIRVAPLRERREDIPILAGYFCDLARRRLGVGPVRLTRAAHLALARYAWPGNVRELSNVLSRVVLRASATVRRGEPIVIDAPALGPELAELGTGDVPTTADGVALAAAATVEPGMSLREAVAEFQREMIRRALAASGGNWAAAARRLRMDRGNLHNLARRLGLR